In Brienomyrus brachyistius isolate T26 chromosome 14, BBRACH_0.4, whole genome shotgun sequence, the following proteins share a genomic window:
- the si:ch211-266g18.9 gene encoding transforming growth factor-beta receptor-associated protein 1: protein MSLTAFVPLLVLEKPAAGKEKLKSGFQVLEGCGRNLYLGSRDGTIQHFTLLEPEGNQQTVRETRRKQLGSKDLITQMKVLPVLNHLLVLCNGSITALNMFSLEPVPTLSKIRNVSLMTVNDSYSLTQPLAVELFTLSSRRRAVSIHVVSVNKWECVKEVSLSQDPISLAVDGPCLCIGTDKNYILHDHNSGMTLDLVPHDSTNQRVIVQAVGKGEFLLNGPGSLGIFVNNHGISQRPPLQWSQGALAAVGYPPYVLALQSEGLFIYSMLDQHLKQTVPLHKAIGLLSTTESVFVFTEREVYNLLPVPLDEQITALVNSERVDEALELLQGAKGQLSKDTYETLQKDTACTAGFVKFYQGCFQEAKELFIKGDIDPREIISLYPDLPSLGDGFTSQLAAVFNSRDLRAMRTEDYATFQRYQEFLGGFLSVVRGTDQSHGHSQNVDCTLLKLYAEGGCHKDLDQLLSSGNDCLLDMCAPYLEKNKRFFSLGLLYQSHGQTDDAVQTWVKAVDGFLPDSSCPDIYGHIVKFLSQQKCRKFLWKYADWILQRDQEIFTNRGDSQESLLGEDIEFLTKYPKALELYLEHLVKDFKSKEEKYHTLLATTYVDHILRDLEHGQPMDTTTRHKLQQFLQESTFYSAEDVQEALKCTPLYVEKAILHGRAGEPLKALEVLVHKAKDQQAAEDYCRRTSEGQSTEFINQLYLTLLGIYLQSPDLLGAAVDLLNGNSSAFSLVDVLQVLPDSWSLQLVDKFLIESLRWNFHSRRMRWIEKNLAQAEYHRHKIAWIIDARGMMKVEKWQLCQRCGRYLMEPIFLRSPKGELIHKHCGM from the exons ATGAGCCTGACAGCTTTCGTGCCCTTGTTAGTCCTTGAGAAGCCAGCCGCAGGTAAAGAAAAGCTTAAATCTGGCTTCCAAGTCCTGGAAGGTTGTGGTAGGAATCTTTACCTCGGGAGCAGAGATGGTACCATACAGCACTTCACTCTGCTAGAACCTGAAGGGAATCAGCAGACAGTTCGGGAAACAAGGAGGAAACAGCTGGGATCAAAAGACCTGATAACCCAAATGAAGGTCCTTCCAGTCCTGAACCACCTTCTGGTGCTCTGCAACGGTTCCATCACAGCTCTCAATATGTTCTCCTTGGAGCCAGTCCCCACCCTGTCGAAGATCCGCAACGTCTCCTTAATGACTGTCAATGACTCCTACAGCCTTACCCAGCCCCTAGCCGTTGAGCTTTTCACGCTGTCCTCCAGGAGAAGAGCTGTGAGCATCCACGTGGTGTCAGTGAATAAGTGGGAATGTGTCAAAGAGGTATCGCTGTCCCAGGACCCGATATCGTTGGCTGTGGATGGGCCCTGTCTTTGCATAGGCACAGATAAAAACTACATACTCCATGACCACAACAGTGGCATGACCCTTGACCTTGTCCCACATGATTCCACCAATCAAAGAGTCATTGTACAAGCTGTGGGGAAGGGCGAATTTCTTTTAAATGGGCCAGGATCCTTGG GCATATTTGTGAACAACCATGGGATTTCCCAGCGTCCACCATTGCAGTGGTCACAGGGGGCCTTGGCTGCAGTAGGGTACCCTCCCTATGTGCTCGCCCTGCAAAGCGAAGGGCTCTTTATCTACAGCATGTTGGATCAGCACCTCAAGCAGACCGTCCCTTTGCACAAGGCAATAGGCCTGCTCTCCACAACAG AGAGTGTGTTTGTTTTCACGGAAAGAGAGGTTTACAACCTGCTGCCCGTCCCCCTCGATGAGCAAATCACGGCCCTTGTGAACAGCGAACGTGTGGATGAAGCCTTGGAACTTCTGCAGGGTGCAAAAGGACAGTTATCAAAGGATACATACGAG ACACTTCAGAAGGACACAGCCTGCACGGCTGGCTTTGTGAAGTTTTATCAGGGATGTTTCCAAGAAGCCAAGGAGCTTTTTAT CAAAGGTGACATAGACCCTAGAGAAATTATTAGCCTGTATCCCGACCTCCCGTCTCTCGGTGACGGATTTACGTCACAGCTAGCGGCCGTCTTCAACTCCAGGGATCTCCGTGCAATGAGGACAGAGGACTACGCCACTTTTCAGCGCTACCAGGAATTCCTGGGCGGGTTCCTAAGCGTCGTCCGGGGGACGGACCAAAGTCACGGGCACAGCCAGAACGTTGACTGTACACTCCTGAAGCTGTATGCGGAGGGAGGATGCCACAAGGACTTGGACCAGCTCCTGTCTTCCGGGAATGACTGTCTTCTCGACATGTGTGCGCCATACCTGGAGAAAAACAAGAG ATTCTTCTCTCTTGGTTTGCTGTATCAGAGTCATGGCCAGACAGATGATGCGGTTCAG ACCTGGGTGAAAGCTGTGGACGGCTTCCTGCCCGACAGCTCGTGCCCCGATATCTACGGGCACATCGTGAAATTCCTGAGCCAGCAAAAGTGCAGGAAGTTCCTCTGGAAATACGCAGACTGGATTCTACAGAGGGATCAAGAG ATCTTCACTAACAGAGGAGACAGCCAAGAATCACTCTTAGGGGAAGATATTGAATTTTTAACTAAATACCCAAAAGCTTTGGAGCTGTATCTTGAACATTTAGTTAAGGACTTCAAAAGTAAG GAGGAGAAATATCACACCCTTCTTGCCACAACGTATGTTGACCATATACTGCGGGATTTGGAACATGGACAACCCATGGACACTACAACCAGACATAAACTCCAACAATTCCTACAAGAGTCCACTTTCTACAGTGCAGAGGACGTTCAAG AAGCACTCAAATGCACTCCTCTTTATGTGGAGAAGGCCATCTTGCATGGAAGAGCTGGAGAACCTTTGAAGGCTTTGGAGGTCTTGGTCCACAAGGCAAAGGACCAGCAGGCTGCAGAAGATTACTGCAGGAGAACCTCAGAGGGCCAGAGCACGGAATTCATTAACCAGCTCTACCTCACCCTACTGGGAATCTACCTGCAGTCGCCCGATTTATTGGGCGCTGCGGTCGACCTGCTCAATGGCaacagctctgccttcagtttggtCGACGTGCTCCAAGTGCTGCCTGATTCCTGGTCCTTGCAGCTGGTGGACAAGTTCCTGATCGAATCTCTCAGGTGGAACTTCCACAGCAGACGAATGAGGTGGATTGAGAAGAACCTTGCCCAAGCGGAATATCACAGACACAAGATAGCCTGG ATCATAGACGCTAGAGGAATGATGAAAGTGGAGAAGTGGCAGCTGTGCCAACGGTGTGGACGATACCTCATGGAGCCCATCTTCCTGCGTTCTCCGAAAGGGGAACTGATTCACAAGCACTGTGGCATGTGA
- the fhl5 gene encoding four and a half LIM domains protein 5, with the protein MSSERFDCHYCKDCLLGKKYVFKDDIQYCTKCYENLFSNCCEECSAPIGCDSKDLSYKDRHWHEPCFRCAKCGRSLVEKPFAVKDELLLCTECYSNEYSSKCSTCKKPIQPGSRKMEYKGNSWHETCFLCHRCQQPIGTKSFIPKENSYYCVPCYEKQFAYQCCACKKAITTGGVTYHDKPWHRECFLCIGCKKQLAGQRFTSRDNYPYCLDCFSNLYAKKCVGCTKPITSLAGAKYISFEERQWHSECFTCVQCAVSLVSRGFLTHRDDVLCTDCRRET; encoded by the exons ATGTCCAGTGAGCGATTCGACTGCCATTACTGCAAGGACTGTTTGCTGGGGAAGAAGTACGTGTTTAAAGACGACATTCAATACTGCACGAAATGCTACGAGAACTTGTTCTCCAACTGCTGTGAGGAATGTTCAGCGCCAATTGGGTGTGACTCTAAA GATCTGTCGTACAAGGACCGCCACTGGCACGAACCGTGCTTTAGGTGTGCCAAATGCGGCCGCTCACTGGTGGAGAAGCCCTTTGCAGTTAAGGATGAACTCCTGCTCTGCACTGAGTGTTACTCTAACGAGTACTCATCCAAGTGCTCTACCTGCAAGAAGCCCATCCAACCAG GTTCTCGCAAAATGGAGTACAAGGGCAACAGCTGGCATGAgacctgcttcctctgccaccgcTGCCAGCAGCCAATCGGAACCAAGTCCTTCATCCCAAAGGAAAACAGCTACTACTGCGTGCCCTGCTACGAGAAGCAGTTCGCTTACCAGTGCTGTGCCTGCAAGAAG GCCATAACGACGGGGGGGGTGACGTACCACGACAAACCCTGGCACCGAGAGTGTTTCCTGTGCATCGGTTGCAAGAAGCAACTAGCAGGCCAGCGCTTCACCTCCCGGGACAACTACCCATACTGTCTGGACTGCTTCAGCAACCTCTACGCCAAGAAGTGTGTGGGCTGTACGAAGCCCATCACCA GTCTGGCCGGGGCGAAGTACATCTCCTTTGAGGAGCGGCAGTGGCACAGCGAGTGCTTCACGTGCGTGCAGTGCGCCGTCTCGCTGGTCAGCCGCGGCTTCCTAACCCACCGCGATGACGTCCTCTGCACCGACTGCAGGAGGGAGACATGA